The stretch of DNA GGAGCAGACGGCGACGACGACGGAGATGAACCGCAACGTCTCCGAGGCCGCCACCGGCTCGGGCGAGATCGCCGCCAGCATCACCGGCGTGGCGACCGCCGCCCAGGTCACCACCGAGGGCGTCGGCCAGTCGCAGCAGGCCGTGGGCGAGCTCGCCCGCATGTCGAGCGAGCTGCAGGCCCTGGTGGGGCGCTTCCGCTACTGAGGTGGGCCGCTCCCTCCGCGTGTCGACCACGTGGAGCACGCGTACGGGTGCCGGCCCAGGCGAACGAGCCCGGGCCGGCACCCGTTCGCCGTGCCCGGGACGTATCCGCGGCCGCCGCGCGTACCTCACCCGGGTGGACGCCGACGGCCGGCGTCCCGCGCCGGAGGAGGCACGCCATGGCGGACCAGCAGACCCTGAGGACCTCGAGCACCCCGTCGTCGGCGAAGGCGTGGTTCGCCGCCGTCACGGCCGCGCTCATCGCCCTCTGCTCCTCGCTCGCGACCGCGCTCGGCGGTACGGACGCCGGCTGGGACAGCATCACCGCCGGCCAGTGGCTCACCGCCGTGATCGCGGCGCTCACAGCGCTGGGCATCACCGGCGGCGGCACCTGGCAGATCGCCAACAAGCCCCACTGAGGTCGCCGGGGCCGCGGGCGCCGCTAGCCTGGCGGGGGTGCTCGCACCCGCCGGGCCTCTAGCTCAACCGGCAGAGCAGCGGACTTTTAATCCGCGGGTTGTGGGTTCGATCCCCACGGGGCCCACCCCTGCTGACCTGCGGCGATGCCGTACGAGCGGTCGGATCGACCTTCATCTGGGCCTCCTGAGGGCTGCTCTGATAACCGACTGCTAACGGGGCCGTGCTGGACGCACGACGGGGGACGAGCCCGGCGACCGCTTCCGCGGCCGCGTGGGCGACGGCCGGGAGCACACTCGTGTAGGTGTCGGCGGTGATCGACACGGAGCTGTGGCCGAGCTGCTCGCTGACGACCTTGAGCGGTACGCCGGCCTGCAGCGCGAGGCTCGCGGCCGTGTGCCGCAGGTCGTGTAGCCGGATCGGCGGCAGTTCGGCGCGTCGGACGATGCGCTGGAAGCTGTCGGTCACGAGGTCGGGGTGCACCTGGGCGCCGTCCTCGCGCGTGAAGACGAGGCCGGTCTCTTGCCAGGCGGGGCCCCACGAATGGCGCTCGCGGTCCTGCTGGTGCCGCCACCGGCGCAAGGTGTCGGTGGTGAAGCTGTCCAGCGGCACCGTGCGTGACCCGCTGTCCGTCTTGGGCTCCCCGACCTGCGTCGCCCAGCCGAGCTGCACCACCTGCTGCGACACGCGCAGCGCCGCCGCCTCGAGGTCGATGTCCTGCCAGCGGAGGCCCACGGCTTCGCCGCGGCGCAGCCCGCGGAAGGCGACCAGGTGGAACAGGGGGTAGAGCCGCTCGTGCTGGGCTTCATCGAGGAACGCGCCGGCTTGCTCTGCGGTCCAGACCGCGACGGTCGGTCGCCAGCCGGTCCGCTGCCACTCCGCCACGCGGTCAGCTGTCCACACGACGGCTCGGGGACGTCGTCCGGACGCGAGCTCGACGTGTGCGGCCGGGTTGGCGACCAGCAGGCGGCGGCGGACAGCCGAGTTGAGGGCGGACATGAGCGTGGCGTGCACGCGGCGCACCCTGGCGTCACTCAGTGGCCGGGCGTGGTCCGGGTCAGTGCGAACCTCGAGGAGGCGCTGCAGTTCGAGGTCGTCGCGCTCGGGATCAGTGCCGAGCCGCCGCATCGCTGAGTAGAGGCGTTCGACGTGAGGGGCACGCAGGTCGAGGAGGCGCAGGTGGCCGAGGCCGGGCCGGAGGTAGAGGTGGACGTGCTCCGTGTACGAGCGTCGGGTCGAGGCGCGCAGGCTCCCCTTGCCGGCTAGCCATTGGTCGAGGTAGTCGCCGACGCGCATGCGCGACGGCTCGCTAGCGACTCCACCTTGCAGGTCCGCAAGCGCCCGGTTGAGCGCGGCTCGTGCCTCCCGTTCCGTGGCGAACCCTCCTCGGACTCGCTGCCGGCGACGCCCGTCGGCCGCGCGAGGCAGGTCCAGGACGAAGTACCAGGACCCGTGACGCTTGCCGCAGTTGATGCGCCGGCCGGCAGCATCGCGCAGGGTGCCGCAGGGGCAGCGCTTGTGGGTGTGACCTCGCACGCGCTCAGCCTGCCGCGCGCTGGCCCAGGCCGAGGAGCTCGAGCAGGGGCGCTGTCGGGATGCGGATGAGCCGGCCGAGGCGGAAGACAGGGGTGGGCCACTGCCCGACCCGGATCAGCTCGTAGGCGGCGGTGCGGCTCAGCCCGAGGAGCCGGGCGGCGGTGGGGACGTCGACGACGGCTGGTAGGTCGTCGAGCTCCTGGCGGTTCACAGCGCACTTCCGCGAGGCGTCGGCGGTCGGGGCATGTCAGTCCTCCAGGGAGACGTGGACGTGGTCGTAGTGCCCGCCGGTGGGTTCGCTGGCGTCGTAGACCCCGCCGCCGGAGTAGGCGCGCCAGCCCTCGTCGTCGCGGCTGCTGGACCAGATGCGCCCCTGCCAGATGACGTAGCTGACGTGCAGGGCCTCCGCGTTGGCCTCGAACCAATGAGCCAGCAACCATCCTCGGGCCGTGTCGGCGGGCCCGGGGAAGTCGCCCAGACGTCCGAAGGTGACGTCGCAGCCCTTGCCGCGGGGGTGGTCGCTGGTGGGGTTCCAGGCGTGGGCGTCCCAGCAGCTCGTGGGCAGCTGCCCGAAGGCGTGGTCGACTTGCCCGAGCATCCATGCGGTGGCTCCGGTGACGCAGCCGCCCGTGCCCGTCGGGTCGGGGAGGGCGCAGCCGGTCGACGGACCTTCGTACGGCACCGCGGGAGCCGGCACGTCAGTCGGGTAGGGCCGGGAGGCTGTCGGAGACACCGCACCTGTCGCCTCGGTGGAGCTCATCGCGCCCCCGACCAGGATGACCAGGCCCAGGGGGGCTGCCGCTGCCCAAGCGCCGGTCCTCATGCCGCGGCCTGGGGGCGCCGGAACGGGAGGGGGTGTTGCCGGCACTGGACCGGACGGTCCGGCATGTGGACCACCTCCCCTTCACCTGAGTTGATGAACTGAGACGTAGCATAAGCGGCCGTGACGACAGGTCAAGGTCGCTGTGCACCAGCGCGTCGTACGCCCTCACGAGCGGGCACCGCTTCGATAGCGTGGCGCCTCGACGTGCCCGGCGGGACCGGGCGTGGGGGGCGAGAGGGGACGCGCGCATGCCGGAGGGTGGCTCCCCTGCGCGCAGGAGCTTGGCCGAGAAGATCGACCACCTGTTCGCCACGGTTCGATCACCGCGCGGCAC from Vallicoccus soli encodes:
- a CDS encoding helix-turn-helix transcriptional regulator, which produces MNRQELDDLPAVVDVPTAARLLGLSRTAAYELIRVGQWPTPVFRLGRLIRIPTAPLLELLGLGQRAAG